The genomic interval GAAAcctgaggaaacccatacaGACATGTGGAAAGCGTGCGAAACTCAACaaagacagtaacccaagctcagaatcaaaccagtcaccctggagctgtgacgtGACGACAGTACCCACTGACCCTAAACACTACCTgtgtaaaaaagaagaaaatgtgtttgttaaacttGAAGCAAGCTAATaagcatttaacatttaaaacgaTGTAAAATGGTGGTGTTTATTTatactatttatattatttatttttatacatagaACCACGAAGCATAAGATGTTGACTCAACCTTCATACTGCCCATGTGACTTCTGAACTCTGCACCCCTCAGAATTCCTCCTTGGACTGACTCTGTGGGATAACAGCAtttacatcaacacacacacacacacacacttaagagACTgccatatataaataaaatacctcacacaagtattcaccccctacccccccccctttagatttttccacattttgtactgtttcaacctggaactgaaatggatttaactGGGATTATATCTCATGAATCTATACAAATCCTGGTATTTTGCTAAATTACTTACAAATTAAAAACCTTAAGTTGTgcttacataagtattcacccctgttGCTTTAAAACTcctgaagaccaaggagctatcaaaacaagcgACCATTCAAAAACATCCCGTGGAACACCATTAAacctttaaattatttaaaaataatattcttTGCATATTTTGCAAACTAGAAAAATCAGTTCAATATTATGGGTGAGTTGTGTGTTGATTTATCACATAGAATCCCAATTAAGCGATTCAAGTTCCAggctgtaacactaacaagggggtgaatatttatgcaaggcaAATATAGGTGGTGGTTGTTCTTTTCCATCCAGGAAACGATCTGCCTTTCGTCCCTACCCAGTCCATTTACGCATCCAGGGTAACCCGAGTGCATGACAGGATGACTGCTTGCGTAGATCGAGGCCAAATATCTCAGCGTTTCTTCATTGTGTGCTAGAAAGATGCAAGCATGTCCATCAAAGGTCCATCCGTGTTGAACAAACATCAATTCAGAGCCAGATAACAAATAAATTACCTGGTTCAGTGGGTCTGTCGTAGGGGTACGTCGTCAGCAGAGAGCCTCCGTCGAGCgcaacagacagagagaagccTCCTCCGTCGATCAGATTCATCATCGCGCGCGTTTCCGGCTGCGCGGACATGTTGCCTGAACACGTTTACAGGTTTCAGGGACTGAAATCGTTCAACAACTGAACGAACAGCAAGAACCGAGTGCAGTGTACTAACTGACCAGAGAAGTCTGTGTCGAGGTCTACACCGTGAGCATTGTGGAGTCCTGCTGTGGAGAAACACGAGCCCTCCTGAGCCAGTTCTCGACCATCCGGATTCACACGGGGCACGATTACAATCCTGCTCCTGTCAATCAGCTTAAAGAGCAGAGGCACTTGTATGAATCTGTTTCTATtcagccagtgtgtgtgtgtgagctaaAGCACAGTGTTCTGGTTATAGTGGACAAATAGGATTCAAAACAGCAcgcaaaatgaaaataataaggaGCACAGCTgatagtaatattattattattattattattattaagtggcTACATTAATACTATTTTTTCTCTTCCTAATTTGGTCTTGGCCAAGTCCCGCCCACCAGGCAGCTCTGCCCCATCATATTACAGCTACCGATCAGGAAGCGTGAAgtctaacacgtgcttcctcagAAACACGTCAAAGCCAGCCGCCACATCTTTTATGTTGCTTCACAGGGCAGCcaaacacacttggaggataATGTTATCCACCTTCTTCCAAACACATGACCTCAGAGATGCCTGCAATTGGCTAGCGTCTGCATTTAGAGAGAGGGTATGCTAAGCCTCAGACCTCAGATTCGAATTTGCGAGCTCCGATAGACGATAAAGCGGACGCTTTTCTGATGCGCCGCAAAAAGGTGAAATAAAGCTGCTGACTAGTGACACCCACCTTTGTGATGGTAGGGTTCCCACCGTAGTTTCTACACAGAACAGATGCAAACTCGAGCAGAAGCTCTGGTCCTACTGCAGCGTTTCCGTGGACACCTGCGACGTACCGGATTTTTGGCACCGTGGGCTGTGTCGACTCGGGACCCGCAGAGATCTCCAGAACCCAGATAGGCCGGAACTCCCAGCTGTTACCCAGACTGACCCCccccaaacaaaacacagtttgtTCACACAAATTTTTCATATTAATCCAGCTATTTCTGCTAAATAGTAGACAACAGATATGTCTGTTAATTATTCTTattgatgtttatttttaaaaacggcaatttaaaaaaataaaataaaataaaaaagtgcatatttactttcattttgaaATAGATCAACAGTTCAGATGAAGCCTTTTGGTTAAAAGAGCTCTCGAACACAAGAATAATTCataatttttaacattttttagtTGTAGTCGTTTGCCATTAAATACCTTCATTGAACCAATAGGGGCGGAGTCAAGTTTAAATAGCTGTTTCTCTGGAACCGCAAGTCCGATCAAGTTGAAGTTTGGTACACCGCAACCTTTGTGCTAATCCGTAAatggattttgtttttgaagAATTAATTCAAAAGCATGGCCACTGacagccaatcagctttcagcaGACACTTTATACATTGAGCAATGAGCTACCGTCACATAAATACGCTAAATATGTTCATCTAAGATCTCTTTATTGCTCTTGGTAACTTTACAAGAACTGGACACTGGTGTGATATTTGTGAAGGCTGCCTGGACCCCAcagatgatgataataataataatgaacaacaGGTTACCTGTACAGACGAGTGATACGAGGAAAGCTGAGGTGAAGTCCATGCAGGAATTCTGAGCTCTCCTTGTGCTTCCTGTAGTGCAGAGTTCTGGCTGGAAGATAGTTCTGGACAAGCTGTTCAAGGCCACGAGCAGAGGACAGGTTCTCCACCAAGCTCCGAAACTCTTCTTCCTCCATCTGAGTTTCAGATGGCGACCGCTGATCTCGAGTCAGCACAAAATCCACCTGCTCCACCCAAGTTTCAGTCACCGTGACTGGCGCGGAGAGTGTTAAATACCTGAAGAGACAGCAGCATTAAATAACAAACTAGAGCTGCTTGGATTATGGTTGCTTAATTATTCCAGTAAGCACTATAATGATGAGAATTTGTTTTAGATTACAATTAGCGTCACCTGAACAAAACCTGGGAAAGCTACAACTCCTATTGGTTAATaggctataaataaataaataaataaataaataaataaataaataaataagtgataaAAAGCTTGCACTACTAGATCTACATTATAATTACTGATTCTAAATCTTCAAAATAGATTTGTATTAATGCTTCAGTAGTCAAGAAATGttgttttgctgtatttttggACGTCAAATTTTatagtatatacacagtatatacagtaaggTGTAATCGCGTCGCCTTTTATTTCTCACCCTGGTGCGAAGGCATGGAGCTGGTACATCCCAGGAGCCAGAGGTCTCCAGTACCCTCCTGTGCTGCTGGTGTGGACCCGATGCCTGGAGCCGTCCACCTCTACGGTAGCATTAGCAATAGCCTGACCGGACTGGCTATCAGTCACTCTACCCCTGACTGAAAAATGAacctgacaaaaaaaacaaaaaaaaaccaaactcgTACTCGTACTCACacagacacggggagaacacggaGAGAAACTTCACAGATACGGCCGCTTGGAGCTCAGGAACGAACccgggaccctggagctgtgaggcggcaaaGCTAACTGTTGCATCCATTTAATTTATACATCACTTTTCGCAATAGACatcgtcacaaagcagctttccaGCAATTCTAATAATAGATTAAAATCCCTAATAAGCAAGCTAGAGGCAACAGTGGTCAGGAGGAACTTCTTGAGACAACATGAAGAGCATTAAgcgacatcttttttttttttttttccccttgcatttttctccccaatttggtcgtCTGCCAATTTTCCAGCTCTCCCCATCACATGACAACTAAAACCTGGGGTTAGTGAAGGCGAACGCGCGTTTCCTCTGAgccacgtgaagccagccactcgcatcttttcaaactgcacCACAGAGCAGTGTAACACTTTTGGAGGAACGCGCCATCAGCCCTCATccgcatgcatgagctcacagacagtcacgattggctagtgtcactctgattgacaggggataGCTACAAAAAGGGACCATATTACCATCACAGATATACATATTGAAAATGTCTAACATATCCGAGGCTACCATGAAAGGTGTGCTACTGGACACGCAATATTTAATATGACAGTAGGAGGTTTGTACGTAAccatagagagacagaatgacataatggttaataataataatacaaataaaaacgcTTCTCAATCAATACTTCTATTTTGCagtattatttagttttttttcctccgttGCTTCCTTCTAGGCAAATTCTACACAGAAAATACATGAGTGAAAAGAAGCAAAGAAAGGATGAAGGCAGGTCAATAAAGGAGAGCACCTGTTGGATTAAGTGTAGCAGAGACACTGTAATGTTTTCAACTGGTGGATGCAGATCACAGCTTACTCCAACACGGACTCCCAGAGTGTCTGTGTTACGGTACGTCCAGTCCTCCAGATCAATCCCTGCGTTCAGAAAGATCATTAACATACCAGCTTTCACATAGTTCTATGggaaagataaaataataataataataataataataataataataataataaaccactgTAATTTACAAGCAAATAGAGGCAGGGTCATTAATACATCGATGCCGTCATTGTTTAGTTTCAATTTCATTCCGAACTCGAGCAGACAACTGTATACATGTTTATGTTTCAAGAAATATATTCTAGTCTCCAGATGACGGCTAAAAATCAAAGCTAGGCCTCACCTGGAGGGGCTCCAGGATTCAATTTATTTCGATCCAGTTGCTTCGAGTCCTCACAGGTCTGTGGCATCGGGGGAGAAGAATATTTctgaaccaaaaataaatatataaaagtaatttaaaaaaaaaaagaaggaataaaTACATTAGAAGTAGGTTTGGGTGAATACTAGATTTCCATTTTGTTCTATTGTCTGTGAAACATACCCTCCACCCAAATAGTAATACAATAATATCATAAAGAATACCACAAAAATAGTTTCAGGTATAATTCTGCCATTCTTTGAATAAAACGGAGGTTTTCCCCACCAGAGAGTTTCTAGAAGCATTTCTAGATTTTTAGTCGCACAAGAAATGTTTCCTCACCACACGTTGAGTAACGTGCATGTTCTCCGTCTCTCACCGTTCCTCTTCCTCAAATTATCGTTAACTGTTTCTAGACGGACATGGACGGTTGCTACTGTGAGCCTGCCACTCATGAAACTCAATATGGGCCTAGTCAAGCATTTTTGGGGGGTGGTGTGGAGTCAAATATTTGCCCTCACTGCACTCAATTTAGAGTAAATATCcgatatattattatattttagaacCTTTCCACCTCGTATCTACACTATGAAGATGACGTTACCGTCCTTGCACTTTACTTGGGCATGTTCTAGGAGATGACGATGTTCCAGTTATCATATGCACGAGTATTTTCAGTACAGGTCATTTCATTCAAGCTAGACATCGACAATACGAAATACTTCCGTACTTACCAAATAGGCTTGCGTGATTGATTTAAATACAGCCTCATCAACGGAATCGACCGAATCCGGATACGTTACTCCGATCActcctaaaacacacaaaaggtTTAACACGGCGATTCTCGACGTCGTGCTAAAGTTTAGAAACACAAAATCTAGAACGTACCACCAAGAATATTAGCGGACAAAACAAACGAGTGAGCCTTAATCCAGTTCATCACTGCCTTGGTTTCTGGTCGGACAAAATCGGTCGCGTGGAACCGGTCAGGAAAGTTCCTACTCAAGTCAGAGTTTTGATCGTCGCTGTCTTTCACACCACCAGTGAATTCTCCGTTTGCGTTGAAATATTCTTGAGCTACAACAGAGATAAACAAACAATGTGTGCGTTTGACGTCGTTTTCCAGAACAGAACAATATCGTGTCCTTTTACCGTTCCCAGACTCGTACCTTCATTACCATCTGGGTTCATGGAAGGCAGAATGTGCACTCTTGTACGGTTCACCAGTTGTGTGATTAAAGGTTCGTTGCCATAATTACTGCACAGGTACTCGACCAAATTCAAGAGAATCTCTTGACTTACAGCATCACTGCCACGCGTGTTGCCAACATACATGATTTCTGGTTTACCTGCTCAACAGAGGccagaaaatggggaaaaatagtTCAAATGTTGAGAAGTAAATGAGCAGCTCAGATAGGGGTGGGCAATATGGATGGCCTTCGAATAACATTACaatattttggatatttttGCAATGACTATATCCTATACtatagaatatatttatataccaaCATTATATACCAAAAAACTGACCTTGTACAGCTGAACCACTTCCATACTGCTGATATAGCTCATATTTTAGGAGATAGTTTGGCCTCAGTGTTAATGACGAGCCGATTCACGTTATAAGCAAGTAACTCATGCTTACgtcaaaataatatattttttaaattatcataAATGATATTGCCCAACCCTAATCTCAGCCATTAAAAACTGATTTGGCATGCCAATCATTCTAAACGGaatatacacataaacagatttcttCTAAGGGACTACCTGGTTCATCAGTGCCAAGGTTAGAAGATATCTCCATGACATAGAGCTTCCTGCCCCGCACCGATTGGCCAATAGAGTACAGTTGGGCATGAGACGAATAAAAAGAGCTAATTCGCTGCAAGAACAATTCCACGTCTGAGTAACTGCGATGACTAAAAGCCTGTCTCTGGACTGAGGGCTCAGGTGTGGAAGCTTTGTGGTCGTCAAGAACCTGTTCAGTCGACCGGTATCCCACTACTGTCGGTACAGGAGTGGTGGGAAGCCCGGGTATTAGCACCTCTTCACTCAAATCCTTCAGGGTGAAGTTTAGTAGAGTAGCTTTGCCTTCGATCACTTTCACGTTGTTTACAGTGCTTGGAAGGTACCTGAGACGCATAAAAGATAAGATAAAGGTAACAGCTCAACCAACACCAGCTGAGATCAAGACAATCCTGATTATTGGTAATCACCCAAGAGAGCTGGCAGTGATGTTATACGTTCCAGGAAGCAGCAAGCGGTAATAATCACCAAATATCcacgttgtgatgatgtgaCCTGTCCCGGAAACGGAGATGTTTGAGTCCGGGATACCCATTCCTGAGGTGGTCATGACGTAACCTCTGACTCCAATATGAaccttgaaaataaaaataataataataataataataataataataatacgtatGCAGCTTATTTACTGAGGTGACCAAAAGCAAATcagtaatgtttaatttataataataaaaaaacattgcacATTAATGAGACCCAGTAGATCCATGTCCGTCCCCCCCATTATATCCCAAATTTCCCTCCCTCCAGCCAACTCTGCCCCATCATACAACAGGTACCATCGAGAGAGGTTGAAAGCCATCATGTGCTTCCACCAAGAAACTCTCAAGAGGCCCTAATAGAGCTAATTAATTGAGCCAACTAATTTAAAATCATGGAGCTAGATAAACATCATTTATTATCttttgaaagacatttttatgattataaaaaatttattttattttttttaaaaactgaacaaaaagtcCCAGAACAGTTGGAACACTGCTATGTCCAAATGTTCTTACCTTTTCCATGTATGCTAGCAGAGCTTCCCTGTTGTTGCTCCATTCAGTATAGAGATCTGCAGCCAATGGGTATTTGCAGCAGCTCAGCTGAAAGGTGACTTCAAAGCAGTTTCCTCTGAAGTAACTGAAGTCTTGCATGCTTCCTGCAGTTTACAAGCACATCAAGATGCAATTTGACATCAGGAATAAAGtaacaccatgcacacattttCACCTTGCACGCCGCTCCACGGTGCAGTTGGCCCATTTCCCAATTCCTCGTTCATCTCGTCAGGACACTGCGACTCGCCCTCTCTCGTGTTCGAGTGGTTTTCAGTAAAAGTCTGTACCAAATAGTGGAAGAGggcatcatcgtcatcatccgTATGTCTGTATGCACCTGGCGTAACGTGGGAACTGGAGTAATCGAAGTGGTTGCTGGACTCTACTGAACCTCCTTGCAAGTTTCCAGCAAGAACAAACCTTGGGGGCAAAAACAGATTGCATCTGATTTCAaattacaagcaaaaaaaaaaatcatcacgaATCTACAGAACGCTATATACGATATCGCCAAAAGTACGTAgacacccgaccatcacacccatacgtggttcttctccaaactgtcgCCACAAAGATTGGAAGCACACgattgtctttgtatgctgttgcattataatttcccttgACTTgaaacctgtttcagcatgacgGTGCACGTGTGCACAAAGCAAAgcccatgaagacatggttcgcCAAGGTTGgattggaagaactcgagtggcctgcacagaaccctcaACACTTTTGAACCGGAATGCAGACTGTTCATCAGACCTTCTGACTTGTTATCAGCCTGACCTGActaaaatccccacagccatgctccaaaattaAGCAGAAAGCCGAATTCTCATAGGGGGCACGCAAACAggaaataggaaaataaatgcattttcaaAGTAAAGACCTACTTTTTCTCTAAAAACCATTTAAACGCCTCAGGTGCACTTTCCAAGGGATCAAACTGGTCAGGGAAACTAGGGGTTATGTCATGTTGTTTGTGGTTTTCTCTGCCCTCTTTGCTGCCAGAACAATCCCCTTCTACAGCCTTCTCAAAGCCATCAGGGTTCACACTGGGTAAGATATAAATATCCGTGCTGTCTACGAGTTCAGTCACTCTGGGATCAGTTCCGTACTGACTCAGGAGATAATCAGTGAGGTAGATCAAGACTTGTCTGGACAGCACCTCGTCCCCGTGGTTGTTCCCCACGTATCTGAATCTCGGTTTCCCAGGAACATTTGTGCGAGCTGTGATCCTCATCACCCAAACTTCTCTGCCTTCAGCCGACCTGCCGACGCTCGTGCGGCTGCAAATGTGCGGGTATTTCTCAGCGAAATGCTGAAGACGACGACTAATCTCCACAGAATTGTAGTAATGCCTGTATGTTTCCTCATGATATGCCTGGAATTCGACATCGGCACAATAAACAACGTGTGAAATCGCTAAAAGATGTGTTAAAATGGACCAGATAGACGCCATGTTGCTAAGTGACCTTGACCTAGTCATGATGGCGCGCGCTGCGTTTTATGCGCTACCGGAAATGTGTATAAACACGAAAAGACAGcgggttttctttttctttttctttttttttttttttttgaaaaaaccTAAACTGAtaatactgtttgtttttttatacaactaaatattacatttgatcAGTTAATTACTCTCACACGATAGTCCGCTGGcgaaaagataaaaaatataaaccCGAAGAGAAGTAAAACATGTAGTTACCTGcagtagcattagcattagcatcgTTACTAAATATAAAGAAGTAAATATTACGAAGTAAtacttaataaatattatttttggcGAATTAATACACTAACTGAGTTTTAAACAAATTGAATACCCAAACTAAATTTCATTTCCGGGAAGtggattaattaattataattacattataatTTAAACCTTAAGAGTAAACTACAAATTTCAAAACCCTCATATAATTTGtaaaggttttaatggttataatggggattgtattggttttaatggaaattgtaatagtctgtgggtctctactggtaatttgttgccttctattggtggcatgttatgtctagtggataccattaaggaccaataatggtaatggttttaatggtttgtaaCGGTATTTgaagtggaaaccattagattTTCTGTGACGGTTTCTATTgtctggtttttgttttgttttgttttttagcagGGAAGTCTGTTCTCTCATCTGACTGTATGCTGTATGTAAATCTAATGGGCTCAGTTTAACATGCAATCAAGGTGATTAATGTAGAAAATAAACTATCAAGAATGTAACTTATAGCTATAGCTATCTGAATATGGATAACCCACCAGACTGCAGTGTTGAATTTGAGGATGAGTGCCCCTGGCCCTACCTCGGTAAAATATATTCCATATGCTGGAGTAAGCAAAGACTCGTATCCACTTTATTATCAGCGTTCTGATGGACTCGGTCTGTTTGAAGGTTATTTTTGTGTAAGACTTCCGGTTAGCCATTTCCATTTCTTTCAGCTTACTAGTTTGTATTCATCAGAGCATCCATTGACACTACTGTTGAACGTCTAATAGTTAACGTTAATAGTTATGGATTCACAGAGAActggtattgtgtgtgtgtgtgtgtgtgtgtgtgtgtgtgtgtgtgtgtagaataaCTGGCACAAAGGCAAAGTCTTTGTAGATCAGGTATGTTTTGACCATAAACTGCACACCAGAGATGAATGTCTATGTAAGTTAAACTGCATGTGAATGAAGTTAATGTTACTGAGATTAGCTCGTTGTATGATAGCCCAGCGGTGTCCAGTGTCCCTAAACAGCAGCTGATGCAGGCAAGGACTACGTTATTTCAGGAGTTGTTTGTTCTATGATATAACCAGAAGACTGGCTAGCTAGCAAGTTAACATTCGCGACACCTGTTCATGAAATGAGGTGGCTTGTTCGCCTCCTTAGAACGCATGAACtccatctaatttgaaaaagcGTCTTGAGGTAAGCTTTGCTAATCAGCTAACAGTGACCGGCTATATTGAACTAAGTTcacctgttttctttgctagtTAGACTTCCATCGATTCCATTAGCTAGCATAAATTAGCTAGGCGgcaagtcaaattctagctaacggtaaatattggttatttgcttgatattttacttctgattaattcattagcaaACTAGGTAGTGTTTGTCACGCATATTTCCAACTGACAGAGAttgaatgatgttttcatgcTAATGGCGTAGTTGCTTTAAAAACGTAAATAATCTCTTAACTGTTTTATATGTCATAAGtcgttattattttttcagttaaaaaaacatttacaatttaGTTTTTAAGACTTGAGTACGTTTAAACGGAACaacttttttactttcacttgagtACACTTGTTTAAGTTAGGCTAATACACCACCCCCACTTCACTATGATGCCGAAAAGAGCCACACATtccttttcttcagttttttccCTTGTTGTCTTTATTCACCAAGTCTCACAGAAGTTGACAGGCGTTGCAAGTtattaatgataaaataaagcaaTGTCCCCGGTGTCTCACCATGCTACAGTCTGACTGCAGCTTCAAGAAGTTTATTTCTTAAGTTTTCACTCTGTGTCTTTCGTTCCTTAAGCGATAGTTCTGAAAAATTACTGGACAGGATACATGAATGTAGCACCAGTTATTCGGCTGGCAATCCCTGCAGTGAGGTTTGTACTGTGGAGCTGAGTATGGAGGAGTGGAAAGATTggagagggaggagaaaaaCGGAAGGAGGAAGGACATGTTATTTTTAGTGCTGGATTCTACGGATGGACTGGATCTGGGGAGTGTGGGCGTGGGTGCCGAACTCCCTGTAGCATCTGTACTCGCCTCCGTGGCAGTCACACTCCATGATGTACTGATAACCACGATAACCAGGGTACTGGTAGCACACCCAGCTggaagaatgaaataaaatgagccAGTCAGCCAAAAGATATTACAAGACAGATCACATACCACCTTACAACATTCTAATGAGCAATGTTGGtatacactatacggccaagAGTATGTGGACGCTTGGCCATCAtgcccatatgtggttcttccccaaactgttgccacaaagttggaaacacacaattattattattattattatttttacatgtatggcatttggcagatgcctttatccagagcaacttacatttatctcatttatacagttgAGCAATTGAGGCTTAAgggtcttgcccaagggcccaacaatggtagcctggcagtgctggggcttgaactcctgactttctgatcagactgtatagaatgtctttgtatgctgtaatgttacaatttcccttcactggaactaagaggcccaaacctgttacAGCATGACgatgcacctgtgcacaaaaAACGAGATCCATggagacatggtgtgttaaggttggcgtggaagaactcgagtgtcctgcacagagccctgatctcaaccccactgaacacctttgggatgaactaggACACCTACTGCACTCCAGacctccaaaatctagtggaaaaccttctcAGAATAGTGGAGGATATTATAAGAGCAAAGGAGTATGAAATCTATAATGGAGCCCTGACCCAACCCCAACTCCCTgattcaaccccactgaacacctttgggatgaactggaatgctgactgtaccccagacctcctcatccaacatcagtacctgacctcactaatgctcttgtgactgaatgaacacaaatccccacaaccatgctccaaaatctagtggaaagccttcccagaagagtggagcttattataacggCAAGGGGTGGGTATGAGTAttatggtcaagtgtccacaaacttttggtcatatagtgtgaatacattttatataaatgaagtTGTCTAATAAAAACCAACTCCATTTGCAGTCATGAAATCATGCTGATATTGTCCAGTACCCTATCATCAAAAACGTCCATTCTTAATAATCCTATAATTCTTTCCATTATATATCATAGATACTGTTTTCACTAGAAGAGAGATGAGGTTGCATCTGTCATGACTATGACTGTGTTATGTGTTTATAGTAGAGGTTCTGGCAGAGGTACTCACGCGCCACTTTGAACCTTCATGGAGCCGATCTCATTGTTGTGCCAGCCCATAGCCTGCAGGGAAGGGTAGTCATCACACAGCTCCCACTGTCTGCCCATCATGTTCTcgcactcccacacacacatgcgggACTCCTTGTGGCACTGTTTCAACATGAAGAAGACTAAGACTGGAAGCATTTGCTCAGAATGGTCTACCTGCCTAATCGACAACCCCagaggaattttttttccccccttctcttTGATATCTCACAACATTTCATGGGGATTCTCACTCGTGGTTCATTTAGGTATCGACTTGGCTACTTATATTTCTCGTAAAATTCCTTAGGAGAAATAGAATTGGACAAAGAGGAGACATAAGATTTTTAGGACGTTCAAGGAGTCCAAACAGAGAAAAAGGCTACAGTTGTCACTTTTGGTCACAGCTGCTGTTTTAGAATATTAGCcatccaatcagatttgagaattcaaccgcgctgtggtataacagtATATACTGAATTTTCTAAAAGTATGTTGGATGAACTCACAGCCGAATAGATTGGGCGGAAAGACATCATCCTCTCAACACGGTAGCCATGGCTTCCCATGTAGGCCTCGAAGCAAGGGT from Ictalurus furcatus strain D&B chromosome 18, Billie_1.0, whole genome shotgun sequence carries:
- the cryba1b gene encoding crystallin, beta A1b, with amino-acid sequence MEVKRICVFHQITVYDQEYYQGRWWEFTSCCKNIMEYGMENIRSMKVECGAWVGFEHSSYNGQQFVLEKGDYPCFEAYMGSHGYRVERMMSFRPIYSACHKESRMCVWECENMMGRQWELCDDYPSLQAMGWHNNEIGSMKVQSGAWVCYQYPGYRGYQYIMECDCHGGEYRCYREFGTHAHTPQIQSIRRIQH